In Lolium rigidum isolate FL_2022 chromosome 3, APGP_CSIRO_Lrig_0.1, whole genome shotgun sequence, the genomic window cggcttgagatcaaaagaaaaagaaagtagctagtaattagggggtgaaaaaaatccaagaaaagaaagttgatggacatagaggatgacatgcgggtcccttgagccaacagacttactcaacgtttcaaaggggcgagggatcaaaagaaaaaggcaagccaaaaatcggagggtgaaaaaaaatccaacaaaggaaacttttatagcacatagaggatgacatgcgggtcccatgagccagcaggtctctcaacgtttcaaacgtggcatgagatcgaaagaaaaaggcaagtgaaaaaatatcgggagccaaaaataattcaagaaaagaaagttttatagtacatagaggatgacatgcgggtcccatttagcaagcagcggtatcaccgtttgagaggcggcggggatcgaaagaaaaaggcaagtgaaaaaatatgagcagccaaaaataattcaagaaaagaaagttttatagtacatagaggatgacatgcgggtcccatttagcagcagcggtatcaccgtttgagaggcggcaggggatcaaaagaaaaaagaaattgccaaaaatcggagggtgaaaaaaaaccaagaaaatgaacttttatagtacatagaggatgacatgcgggtcccatgagcctgcaggttcctcaacgtttcaaacgtggcatgagatcgaaagaaaaaggtaagtgaccaaatatgaggtgccaaaaataattcaagaaaagaaagttttatagtacatagaggatgacatgcgggtcccagttagcagcagcggtatcaccgtttgagaggcggcgggggatcgaaataaaaaggcaagtgaccaaatttgaggtgccaaaaaaaactccaagaaaagaaagttttatagtacatagaggatgacatgcgggtcccatttagcagcagcggtatcaccgtttgagaggcggcaggggatcgaaagaaaaaggaaagtgaccaaatatgaggtgccaaaaataattcaagaaaagaaagttttatagtgcatagaggatgacatgcgggtcccagttagcagcagcggtatcaccgtttgagaggcggcaggggatcgaaagaaaaaggcaagtgaccaaatttgaggtgccaaaaaaaactccaagaaaagaaagttgattgcacatagaggatgacatgcgggtcccatttagcagcagcggtctcaacgtttccaaggcggcaagggatcaaaagaaaaaggaagtagccgaaatcgggggtcaaaaaatccaagaatagaaagaattttggttcatagaggatgacatgcgggacccatgatcctgcatcgtaaacggctcgatcggagaacgttgaacgagatggcgcgatcgagaaaaaaacaatgccggagaggctgccatccgggccctacatccctcggcggtgcggatttgcgttgactcggccggcgaacccgagatttcgagatgcaccacgtcccgggccaccatacgcgacgttttggccgctttcgtcggggtaggtggcctcaaaaacgagaaaaaaaagttttgacatgcaccacggagggaccaaaaatcgtcggccatggtacaccagcaaccacggcgcgacttcaacttcgtcggccatggcaacttttcttgtagtgtataatatggacacatataacatagcaacattatacatcatcatcacagtacttagagcccgatcgagatacatatatagtggcaagtgtcaaatgttttgcatacaactcttaattcatacaaatttcacaatttcgagatacaaagtagtcttcatccggttcctcctttgctccctcctctctacccaccaggctcgcttgcatcggggtcttcatccagttcctactatgatgataaatgtaagaaagtgagaccaacaagtccgatgcacaagagaaatggaataaatgcctcatacattgttggtcaacacaaatattaatattcagggatggcgtaagtgagaccaagtccgatgcacaagagattgacatttgtgctatcttaccaggctcacttacgccacccccaagtgtatggTGACCAAACAttgtaatcatcggcattttgaaaatctcaaagcaaatggaatgacaaaatggaataagtgcctcatacattgttggtcaacacaaatactatggtcataaaccatagttgcagtatataccgcagtatactttgcagaagggcctccTTTCCTCGGCcgtcgttccgtgaacgggtccttgacgacacaacaacgccgatctgcctctccggcacaGAACCAtggcagtcccagccgcctcccttgtggccgcgtctcctgcgctcttctccatggccggaccacgattagactcaccgggggaataatgataatcgccatcaccacaggTGCATAGCATTTTGCAGCAGATGTCatttttcttccctcgccgtccagtgaacgagtccttgatgcaaagaccgtgccggcctgcccagcattatgccggcccgtgttgccgcgcttcaggccgtgtgtcccgcgccgctgctcgccttcttgcccggtgaaccaatagatcggtcgttggaataaggaaaccgatgacggccggtcgcaagattagattgcgatcggccgtcatcggcttccttattccaacgattagtctatttgtttaccgggcaagaaggcgaagagtgcaggtcgcgtgagacacggcctgaagcgcggcaacaggggtcggcatgatgctagggaggccggcaccgtctttgcatcaaggactcgttcacgtactagaCGGCGggagaagaaaagtggcatctgctgcaaagtactctacacctgtggagtctgacgatagtggtgatggctattatcattattccctcggtgtgtccaatcgtagtccggccatggagaaaagcgcagaACGCAGGAGACGCAGCCACAATATAGGGAGGCGGCTAGGACTGGCGTGGTTCcacgccggagaggcaggtcggcgtcatTGTCtcttcaaggactcgttcacggaacggcggccggggaaaggggggcccgtctacaaagtatattgcggcgtataggtgaccaaacattctaatcatcggaactaaaatggaagaaagagccaagtggtatctcaactagatatcatatgcctcatactttgttggtcgaaagaaatattaacattcggggatggggtcggcgaggccgggtaggatgcacaagagattgatatttgtgccatcgcaccaggctcactggccccaccccagagtgtacaagtgaccaaacaatttaatcatcggcactataatggaagaaaggccaatacaattaagaagtagctagtatgaactaaatggaatgcctcatactttgttggtcgaaacaaatattaacatccagggatggagtaagtgaggccaggtaggatgcacaaaatattgatatttgtgccatcacaccgagctcacttgctccacccccgagtgtacgagtgatcgaccaaccatctaatcatcggcaagtacaaaaacaccaacaaaccaagcaaccatggtgacataagtcaagatgctcaaacacacatagcatgcatggagcagatgctccaaagggattattcatcacttggtatatagaccaagtgatgctggcaaaagagaggccaatcaagaaccagtaaatccagtaaatccagtaagtgatagatatgcctaaacaagcaacaacacatagcatatcccagctaaccagatgagacaagtcttggtagccaacttaatcacctagcaccacctagccgtttaaaaccatcagaaacagtcctttttcttcaaaggataccacagtagcattcatttacatgatcccctactgtggatatctctattttcatcaaagccaacaagaaatagaaatttatcattactcagttgagttcaaaacaaagttggggtaccataagggattactcatcacttggtagtaaccaagtgatgctggcaagagagaggccaagcctgagagctagtcaatccagtagagatggatatgcataagtaagcaagagcacatagcctatccaagttaaccagataaaaccaaccttgacagccaacttaataacctagcatcacctagtcttttaaaccatcagaaacttcccatttttcttcaaaggataccacagtggcattcatttacatgattccctactgtgaatatctctattttcaccaattatccaactatgagatgcaaccaCTGGAAGtagcaagagctaatgaggtcacaACACAGCACAGCACAAGCAATCACACCAGTGAACCACTGCTGAGGTTACATCAACCATAAATTCATCCAAGTCAACAAGaattagaaatttatcattactcagttgagttcaaaacaaagctggggtaccataagggattactcatcacttggtagtaaccaagtgatgctgacaagagagaggccaagcctgagagctagtcaatccagtagagatggatatgcataagtaagcaagaacacatagcctatccaagttaaccagataaaaccaaccttgacatccaacttaataacctagcatcacctagtcttttaaaccatcagaaacttcccattttcttcaaaggataccacagtggcattcatttacatgattccctactgtgaatatctctattttcaccaattatccaactatgagatgcaaccagtggcagtagcaagagctaatgaggtcacaACATAGCACAGCACAAGCAATCACACCAGTGAACCACTGCTGAGGTTACATCAACCATAAATTCATCCAAGCCAACAAGaattagaaatttatcattactcagttgagttcaaaacaaagctagggtacccaacagtaGTTGGCTTCCATCCAAGCTTCAATAACACATCAAAGGAATCATTACTCTGCATAAGGAGTTCATCTAATTATCTGACATCAATAAAGAAAACCTTTTCAGATAATTGAATTAGGCAACAACAATCATACCAGGATGCTATGGAAGCATCAAGGCAGGTCACcaatacatggtgagaagctacagagacatagcaatagcataggacattaagtaaaatgcatgagcaatgagccagtaagtaaatcactagcacatgatgatcatttgaccatttagagcatgcacacacaagcaatagcaacagtaGTTCACCAGGACAATGACAGCAACAACAATGACAGCAAGCTAGCAACCGTAGTTCACCAGGACAATGACAGCAACAATGACAGCAAGCTAGCAACAGTAGTTCACCAGGACAATGTACAACAACAATGacagcaacaatgacatcaacaatGACAGCAATAGcacacgagcatttcgtcgagcaccttgtgctcgcgcgggagacgaattaagagggaggggaggggaggggagagagttcaccaatgacaggggtggaggaggaggttgacgatgacggcaggggtggaggatgaggaggacgcggcggctcctccaccatgACGCGACGCCGGCCCCTACTCCACCTTGATGCGGCGacacctcctcgccgtagcggcagcttgtgctgcaggtggcgggaatgggaggagcgtggcggcatgcggccctcgcggaggaaggcgacggcgacgccagcgctcaccatggcggcgcgcggcggtagggatcggaggagaggggagaggtgggGGCGCGCGGAGGTGAACGGGCGTGGGGAGGGTACGGGGCATGATATAAgttccactatttctgtggcgcaccataactagtgcgccacagaaaaagttatttctatggcgcaccacaCCGTGTGCGCCACTGAACAGTTTATTTCTGTGGTACACGACGCCTGTGCGCCACAGTTATAGTGGAATCTATGATTAGGGgtggcagggtgtgggccccttcttgtttctgtggcgcaccaatcttcgctgcgccacaaaaataagctatttttgtggcgcaccaagcaggtgcgccacaaaagaactttctgtggcgcatattcgtccagtgcgccacaaaaataagattcacctataaggcttttcctactagtgcggcTGCACCAATGTGATAAGCTAAGTAAGCCGGAACTAGCCTAAGTCTAAGCTACCTCTTCTTCTATAAGTCCGGCGAACATATCGTTAATGGTGCGGTGGTTCTTCGGCGCGCCGACGAAGGTGAGGTCGTCGGAGTTGGTGCAATAACCTCCGCTTGACCACAAATCGGCGGCGGATcagatttcccgatcaaccgtgaCGATCTCGGGTCGAGATTGGCCTTGGAGTGGCGGCAGACGAAGCTTTCTGTgagcgagctcgtcggagctgagATCCGGCCGGCAGCGctgcgggaggaagaagatgaagtgaagTTTGCGGTGAAACGAATGAAGAACTTACCGTCGTcgcgggtatttataggccacgcgcggagattcgtgagccggatccaacggcggaaacggaacggtcaGACCGTTGGATGGccgccacgtgtcttaggttaaagcGGTGAAATCGAGGTAGCGGTAACTAGAACTGGGCAAtctccgaaatttccggctaaagatttgcatctccgaaaatttagcacGGGGAAAAAGGAAGTTCATTTCAGCGCACGCGAAAAATCCGCTGAAGATATAGTCATAGAAGGACAATGATTTCCGGTTGAATGAAGTCGGAAACAAgaaagttttggaagctcttcaagattctcttcggatcaggTTGATTGAAGTCGGAGAAAtgatgaatcttggagaacttcgggggctactgttgtgggtatactttatgggtatatcaacggcatggcctagatccggcaagcccgggtggcccacaaatggtgatgtggcatgtggcctatcgggcggcccagttgatgtagatcatgaaggatgaagtccagcccaggagcggggagccggatctcaaccgacctacgaaggaggccggatccgtggaggcccataaggtatccggatccagtacgacatagatggaaggcggatccttgacgtacacggcaagacattgtatcgTAGTTAGGCAAGTTGTACATGGCAATGGGTACTattttgctgatggtatctatccaccttgggctacactcgtgaagacaatccgaaaacccaactcagagcaggaggcaaggtttgcaaaagagcaggaggcagcccgaaaagatgtcgagcgggcgtttggcatcctccaagctcgttgggctatcgtcagacaccctgccagagcctgggatatgcaaactctgtgggaggtgatgaccgcttgtgtaatcatgcataacataattgttgaggtagagcgggatgattcactctttgataatgagtgGGAAGGCCagagagagttggttactcctcaaggtggtccggcatcattccaggacattcttcatgcgcaccatgaaattcgagatctagctgtacacaaccagctgcaggctaatttggtcgagcacatatggcagcatgtaggcaacaatgctgcaaacaacaacaatgatgaaggaaatcccgaagcctaaagcatttgtatcgtttttacattttatttgaataatactttatcattgattacgtggacaatgtactgtgtaataaattttgagcatttgaactattttatatattttatataatttATTTTGGCGTTTATAGTGAATTAACAAGCAAAAAGCTACCATACGCGACGCGACCCAAATCTTCCGCGTTggacgcagcgcgcgacccaaacggacgcgcggacgcggggctccgtccacgcgtccgctcggccacctaaacggtccaaaacggacggcccagcgcatccgtttgggtcactcggttggagatgccctaagatcaCGGAGACATGAGTACTGGAGCATATATATGTAGCAGCAGTTCAACGTTGAAGTGACGGAAACTGTCGCCGGCGCGCTCACTCCGATCGACTGGCCAGTGTGTATGCGGAAGTGGCAGCCAGGTAGATGGCCGCCCTGTTTGGTCCGTGTGGCGCGGAAGAGAATCGATAGGCAGGCAGGATGGTACGCGCGGTGGTACGGGAGCAATAAGTGCGGACGTGCACCCACTCGTGCGTGCAGGTACGTGTGCAGTGCAGGCGGCCATGGCGGACGTACTCTGCCCCGGCTCATGTGCCTCTGACGCTGCTGACCATCGCGTCGACGTCTCCCCTCCTCTCCTCTGTGCCAGGGTGTGCGGTGTGCCGTGCCGGCCAAAAGCGGGTGGCGCGGTCAGTGCTCCTGCAGGTGTGCACCAACGCACGCATGGATGCCGCGACACATCCCCCGCCCCCCGGGATCCTCCCAGCGAGGCTGCCAAGTGCAGGTACAAGTACAACAAGAGATAAATTCACATAAAACCTAGAAAGCGATTGTTTTCTTATTTACATGCATGCTACATTTTCATTCATTTTTTACTCTTAATTATGTTCGTCATCCGTTTCGAAAAAAAGTGTCGCGGATTGGCAGTGTTAGCGTCAAATAGGTCATTATTTTATTCAGTGATCTGTAAAATTTGGAGAAGGAATCTTACCTGCATGGATTGAAGAAGCTGTAAACGAAGCCAAGACATTATTTGGGGGGGCGATATATAGCTAAGACATATATTTAATAGAGCACATGGTTCTTTAACACATAATTAGGTGAATTATCATTTTTGTTAGCTCGGTACTAAgtagaaagaaaggaaaaaaatacaaataaaaatgaatatgaaacacaaatataaatttaaaaataaaggagagaatatatataaataaatatGACAACAGAGAAAAAAAAGCAACTCAAAAAAAAACGAAAGGAAAAGGTAACCTGCCTTAGGTTTCGTTTAGCCTGTCAGATTTGACTTGTTTTTCAAGGATAATTAGATAAGTGCCCTTGAGTTCATTATACAAGTTGTTTTGGCTAAAAAGTATTGAATCGAGTAATACTGAGTTTTGGACCAAAAACCCCTCGAGTCAAAAGGTGAAAATATTCTTGAGTGCGAGGCGATATTCCCGTCGATAGCAGGCgtctatggtgacttcgtcaatctcaagacccgccggatgaaGTTCATGAACCAgcctctcggaggtgctcataggagtaGGATGTGCGTGCCCTGGCGGATCCATGTGTTGCCATGGGGGTGCATAAGATACCTGCTAGAATTTGTTTTCTTTGCTATATGGCAGTTTTTTACCACATGTGCATCCTGGaaataaagtttttttttctcttctatGGCACCTCTTCTACAACATGGCACCCCGGTTACTTGCGCTCTAGCTCCGCCACTGTGTGCGTGTGTCGGTGTATGCGTTCATGGGGATGAgtgtgtgtatgtaattgtgagcGTTTATGTCTGTACTGTGTTTCGAAGAGAAAAACTACACTCCGTACTCTTACAGCGTTGCGGCATCTCAGTTGCTGCACACGCACTAGTGCCACAATGTTAAGagatgtagagtatttcagagtATTTGATGAAGGTGTATTTTCACCCAAAAAAAAACTCTCCGTGCAACACGTTGTAACACACGTAAATACTTTAGCACCAAACAAGATCTTAAGGGGCGGGACTTAAAGCCCAAAAGACTGGGCGTTACACCTTATTTGACGCAATGAGTGAATTGCAGCAGCCTATGACATACGCGCGCACTAGGCCGAACCGTTTCCGTCGGCCCACTCGATTCTTCTCAACCGGCCGCCCTCTCTTGTCTCTACTCTCcccgggccgccgccgcgtgtTCTCCACCCGCCGCCGGCCGATGCGCGCCCTCGCACGTGCAGCGTCGCTGCTGCGCCGCGCCGTGGACTGCACGCCGCAGCTCGGATCCTTCGGCCGAGACGCCCCGCTCGTCAGCAAGGTATGGCTCTGGCACCCCGCTGCTCCCCATTTCCCCACGCGGCCTCACATCGGTTCTCCGGCAAGCTAAGTGCCAAGTGCTCCGCGGCTCCGCCATTTCGAATACGTGAGGCCGAGTTTGGCTCGCTAGATTGGCAGGGTTTTACGTCACACGAGCGGTTTGAAAACTAATGATTCGGGCGTGGACGCCCGTGGGGATGGCCAGTACCACATTGTATACAGTGTGTTTATGTTTGGTCGCTTCGAGTTTGGAAATGGGGTATTTTTTTATTTAGTTGATTCAGGTTAGGTGTGAGTGTGATCTTGCCGCAGTACTTGCCAATCCTGATAGTGTAACATAACTCAGTATGTGCTTTCTGTGATTTGGTTCGTCGACAAATATATGATGTGGTCTGTGATCCAATTTTTATGTATGATCCGATTCTCCAGTCTAAACTTATTGACATATTAAAAGTTTGTTCCATTCCAGTTTACATGCTAATGCAACATTGTGTTCTTGTTGAGTACTTATTAGTTACTGATGGGAAGTAGGACAAATACTGACTGTACAAATAgtcttaagtggtacacgattatGTGATGGCATGGTTCCACATAGAATCAGTTCAAGGGGTGACGCATTATCCAGTTGTACTATAAGTATCCTGTCGATAAAGCCATTTTCACGTCACGATGCAATTTGCTGACAGATGTATTCAGTTGATTTGTTTCAAATGGAACCATTCAGATACATTGATGTTTTGTCACTTGTAGATGTTGCACCAGTTGTGTCTTATTTTGGTTGCTTATCTTCTCCATAGTTGGCTTGCTCAATCTCCTAAAAGTTGGGTTGCATCATGGGCTGATATATTTGCACTAATACCCCCACATCTATGATGTGCTCAACCTAATGGAGCATTTGCTTTCTGATACTGTAGACAGTTAACTGTCATTTATGCACCGTTATTGGTTTCTTAGGACTCCTAGAACATAGTTTGTTTCaaatgcaaatagaaatcatgggTAATGTTAAAAAAAGGATATTCTGTATCTCTTTAGTTATTAAGTCTCTTTGCCATGTTTGATGGCGTGTGCTTCTAGTTCTGCCTTCTGAGATAGCTTTCCTTCCTGCAGATATTGCCAAATGTCTACTTCAATCGGTACTCTACTCATTTAGCTCCAGCAAATGAGGTGCTGATTCCACCGGAACTTCTATCTAGCAAGAGTGTTTGGACCCCAGACCGAGAGCTAGGTGTGTTTCTAGTATTTCTTATCCATTTGCTGCTATCACAATGCTGTTTGCGAGCGACCTGTGCAATATTTTATTTAGTCGATAGAGATCTTTTAGTTTACTCTGTATTCTTAATGATTAAAAAATAGCTTTATTTAATCTTCATAAGATTTCCCATATTGGACTTCACTCTTTAGGTAGTACAATTGTATCATGATTGGCTAATTGAAAGCTATATGATTTTCAAATTATGCTGAGCTGTAAGTAATCTTAATATTTTTTTACAGGGCAGTATGAGGACCTAGTAGCTAGAGTAACAAACTTCCATAATGAGGACAAGGGATTCATGGTTTTGGATGGTGATGTTTTTGATGTTCCAATTAGGAAGGATATTGTTCACAGAGTAGTAAGGTGGCAACTTGCTAAAAGGCAACAGGTACACACTATGACATTATCTCTTCTTTTGATTGTCTACAGCTTTCAAGCTCCCAAGTCATGTGATCTATTGTATAATGTGTTCGTGTAACATCAGTTGCTTCCTTCAGTTCAGATATTTAAGTTGTACGTAACTTTCCAGAATGTTTTTGTGGCACCTTTGATAATTGCACTAGCTCTCTTTCACAGGGGACACACTCAACTAAAACTATCAGTGAAGTGAGTGGCACAGGAAGAAAGCCTTACAAGCAAAAAGGAACTGGAAGAGCTCGCCATGGAACGCTGCGTGGTTGTCAGGTTATACCACGCTATCTTAACAGTACATCATTCGTATAATGTTAGATATCTTTTCTTGTTCAGGCTCCAACTAAACTAATATTCAAACTGAAACAGTTTCGAGGTGGTGCAACCATGCATGGCCCTAAACCACGAAGCCATGCATTCAAGCTGCAAAAGAAAGTACGACGCTTAGGACTTAAAATAGCGTTGTCTGCCCGAACAGCTGAGGGGAAGGTATCTGCTGCCTCACTAAATCAATGTGTCTACTTGATGATCTTGTTTCTAGTTAGCTCCTGCCTTATGCCTACACGTATATTTGTGCTACAAAATGTTTTTTTGTATTTAATCATGGAGCCTGGTTTGGTAGTTCAGTTCAGGCTTCAGCAATAATCGTGTCTGTTATTCGCTAGAGCTATGCAGACATTTCTGTGCTATTTCACAAGCTGTTGATCAGCATGTCACTGGCAGGTGCCCAAGGAACTGTTTTGCTATTTTTTATGCTTTCTAGATCCTTTCACTATACTTTATTTACACCTTATAGATTCTTCCTGAggcacggaaattcaattcggctcccgggtgcgtatgctccctctaccaaaaaattatattttgaaatgtcgaaaaatttggacaaaaaattctatatgtacatctccataatatatgaatgtttgtcaagtttcacgaaaaatcaatattttttgtgatctatataaaaaggagaaaatttatcttgtgagaaacattatttttagcactaaattttgtcttttttacacacgtcacatgataagtcgatattttatgaaacgactttgtaagcgcgtagcacgtaaagatgtacgtgcggattttttgtttcaattttttttgaaatataaaacatgtgtaagatgcatttcaaaatatagggagcatatgcacccatgttccaaaacaccgctcctgAAACTTTATACTAGTTCTATATGGAGCAGAACTATTGGTGGTTTACTAATTCTGCTGACTTAGTATGTGTTTGTAGAATGGTTTTCTATGAGTgccttgttttcttgatggtcaaCTTAATGGTATTAAGATCAAGTCTTCTACATTAAGTTTTAAATTATTgcttactagatttcagattgaaGTGACATTGTTTGCATGTCTTCCTGAAAGAGTGAAAGCTTATTGAAGTTTATTGAGCAATATAACAGTAAAACATGCAAGCTTTCGGAGATTGAGATTTTTCTGGTGCTGCTCCAGTAAATTCTCCAGCACACTAAGTTGGACAGCAACCTTTACATATTTATCCTGCACACAAAAGTCGGTCCATATTTCTCCATTTGACTCCATTCTTCGTAGTAAATATGTATACACCGAAAGTTCACCTGAGCATGTTTTCTTATAGCTCTGCATCTTTGAGGACTTGGAAGTCCCTAGCCACAAGACGAAAAACATTGTGCAGTACATAAAGCAGATGGACGATACGAAGAAGGTCTTGTTGGTGGATGGAGGCGACATTGATAAGAAGTTGAAGCTAGCAACTCAAAATCTTCACTATGTGAATGTCATCCCATCCATTGTAAGTGGCTCAGAATCTCAGCAGCTGA contains:
- the LOC124696380 gene encoding 50S ribosomal protein L4-like — protein: MRALARAASLLRRAVDCTPQLGSFGRDAPLVSKILPNVYFNRYSTHLAPANEVLIPPELLSSKSVWTPDRELGQYEDLVARVTNFHNEDKGFMVLDGDVFDVPIRKDIVHRVVRWQLAKRQQGTHSTKTISEVSGTGRKPYKQKGTGRARHGTLRGCQFRGGATMHGPKPRSHAFKLQKKVRRLGLKIALSARTAEGKLCIFEDLEVPSHKTKNIVQYIKQMDDTKKVLLVDGGDIDKKLKLATQNLHYVNVIPSIVSGSESQQLNAEQ